The proteins below come from a single Micromonospora citrea genomic window:
- a CDS encoding ABC transporter ATP-binding protein, with the protein MTAEHPALSLRGLAKQFDGKVAVAGVDLDVPAGSFYGLLGPNGAGKTTTLSMAVGLLRPDAGGARVLGHDVWADPVRAKRLLGVMPDGVRLFDRLSGAELLAYHGLLRGMDPAVVDQRAAELLDVLALGDAGRTLVVDYSAGMKKKIGLACALLHGPRLLVLDEPFEAVDPVSAALIRDILQRYVTGGGTVVFSSHVMEVVERLCSHVAILAAGTIKRVGPIEEVRGGRSLEQVFVEVVGGRTATGEELAWLSR; encoded by the coding sequence ATGACTGCCGAGCACCCCGCGCTCTCCCTTCGTGGCCTGGCCAAACAGTTCGACGGCAAGGTCGCGGTGGCCGGTGTCGACCTCGACGTCCCCGCCGGCTCGTTCTACGGCCTGCTCGGCCCGAACGGGGCGGGGAAGACGACCACCCTGTCGATGGCGGTGGGGCTGCTCCGGCCCGACGCCGGCGGGGCGCGGGTGCTCGGGCACGACGTCTGGGCCGACCCGGTGCGGGCGAAGCGGCTGCTCGGCGTGATGCCGGACGGCGTACGGCTCTTCGACCGGCTCAGCGGCGCGGAACTGCTCGCGTACCACGGTCTGCTGCGGGGGATGGACCCGGCGGTGGTCGACCAGCGGGCGGCGGAGCTGCTGGACGTGCTCGCGCTCGGCGACGCCGGCCGGACGCTGGTGGTCGACTACTCGGCGGGCATGAAGAAGAAGATCGGCCTGGCCTGCGCGCTGCTGCACGGGCCCCGGCTGCTGGTGCTGGACGAGCCCTTCGAGGCGGTCGACCCGGTCTCGGCCGCGCTGATCCGGGACATCCTGCAGCGGTACGTCACCGGCGGCGGCACGGTCGTCTTCTCCAGCCACGTGATGGAGGTCGTCGAGCGGCTCTGCTCGCACGTGGCGATCCTGGCGGCGGGCACGATCAAGCGCGTCGGCCCGATCGAGGAGGTACGCGGCGGCCGCTCGCTGGAGCAGGTCTTCGTCGAGGTGGTCGGCGGCCGTACGGCGACCGGCGAGGAGTTGGCGTGGCTGTCTCGGTGA
- a CDS encoding cation acetate symporter, with protein sequence MGNDLVVPAIVAVTLVTVGIGFYGLRLARTTSDFLVASRAISPTWNAAAIGGEYLSAASFLGVAGLILKYGVDVLWYPVGFAAGYLALLLFVAAPLRRSGAFTLPDFCELRLGSRRLRTLATVFVIFIGWLYLVPQLQGAGLTLATVTGSPYPLGALLVAVVVTANVALGGMRAITFVQAFQYWLKLTALAVPAIFLALQWQADARPAVTPPDGPAFRTATTVVVEHRATLTLPDGRILQVRPGDELSFAAGDPVPEVSGVATDAADWLLPSAAGDDDRGLFATYSLILATFLGTMGLPHVLVRFYTNPDGAAARRTTLVVLALVGAFYLLPTIYGVLGRIYTPQLLVTGQTDAVVVLLPGAALGDGTTGRLLAALVAAGAFAAFLSTSSGLLTSVAGVISTDVLGRGSVRGFRLATVIAGGVPAVLALNLAGLDVSQVVGLAFAVAASSFCPLLVLGIWWRGLTDLGAAAGILVGGGAAVGAVLVTVLGPPLSGWPATLTAQPAAWTVPLAFTVMVAVSVATRRRAPADIGATMLRLHAPEALRL encoded by the coding sequence GTGGGCAACGATCTCGTCGTGCCCGCGATCGTGGCGGTCACCCTGGTCACCGTCGGCATCGGCTTCTACGGGCTGCGGCTGGCGCGCACCACCTCCGACTTCCTGGTCGCCTCGCGGGCGATCAGCCCGACCTGGAACGCGGCCGCCATCGGCGGGGAGTACCTGTCGGCGGCGAGCTTCCTCGGCGTCGCCGGGCTGATCCTCAAGTACGGCGTCGACGTGCTCTGGTACCCGGTGGGCTTCGCCGCCGGCTACCTCGCGCTGCTGCTCTTCGTGGCCGCGCCGCTGCGCCGCTCCGGCGCGTTCACCCTGCCGGACTTCTGCGAGCTGCGGCTCGGCTCGCGCCGGCTGCGCACCCTCGCCACCGTCTTCGTGATCTTCATCGGGTGGCTCTACCTCGTGCCGCAGCTCCAGGGGGCGGGGCTGACGCTGGCCACGGTGACCGGCTCGCCGTACCCCCTGGGGGCCCTGCTGGTGGCCGTGGTGGTCACCGCGAACGTGGCGCTCGGCGGCATGCGCGCGATCACCTTCGTGCAGGCCTTCCAGTACTGGCTGAAGCTGACCGCGCTCGCCGTACCCGCGATCTTCCTGGCGTTGCAGTGGCAGGCCGACGCCCGCCCGGCGGTGACCCCGCCCGACGGGCCGGCGTTCCGGACCGCGACCACCGTCGTGGTCGAGCACCGCGCGACCCTCACCCTCCCCGACGGTCGGATCCTCCAGGTACGCCCCGGCGACGAACTCTCCTTCGCCGCCGGTGATCCGGTGCCGGAGGTGTCCGGGGTGGCCACGGACGCCGCCGACTGGCTGCTGCCCAGCGCCGCCGGGGACGACGACCGGGGCCTGTTCGCCACCTACTCGCTGATCCTGGCCACCTTCCTCGGCACCATGGGGCTGCCGCACGTGCTGGTGCGCTTCTACACCAATCCCGACGGCGCGGCCGCCCGGCGCACCACGCTGGTGGTGCTCGCCCTGGTCGGCGCGTTCTATCTGCTGCCCACCATCTACGGCGTGCTCGGCCGGATCTACACCCCGCAACTGCTGGTCACCGGCCAGACCGACGCGGTGGTGGTGCTGCTGCCCGGCGCGGCGCTCGGCGACGGCACCACCGGCCGGCTGCTCGCCGCGCTGGTCGCCGCCGGTGCGTTCGCGGCCTTCCTCTCCACCTCGTCGGGGCTGCTCACCAGCGTCGCCGGGGTGATCTCGACGGACGTGCTGGGGCGCGGCTCCGTACGCGGCTTCCGCCTCGCCACGGTGATCGCCGGCGGCGTCCCGGCGGTGCTCGCGCTCAACCTCGCCGGGCTGGACGTGTCGCAGGTCGTCGGGCTGGCCTTCGCGGTCGCCGCGTCCAGCTTCTGCCCGCTGCTGGTGCTCGGCATCTGGTGGCGCGGCCTGACCGACCTGGGCGCCGCCGCCGGGATCCTGGTCGGCGGCGGCGCGGCGGTCGGCGCGGTGCTGGTCACGGTGCTCGGCCCGCCGCTGTCCGGCTGGCCGGCCACGCTCACCGCGCAGCCGGCCGCCTGGACGGTGCCGCTGGCCTTCACCGTGATGGTGGCGGTCTCGGTGGCGACCCGCCGCCGGGCGCCGGCCGACATCGGGGCCACCATGCTGCGCCTGCACGCCCCGGAGGCCCTGCGGCTGTAG
- a CDS encoding RNA polymerase sigma factor: protein MPEADLISEVYAGCFRRLVVQLYAVTGDLYEAQEAVQEAFTRALAGPRRFARLENPEAWLRRVAVNVARSRYRRRRILDGLLRRIGPPPVVADRAPEHLALLAALRGLPDGQRHALALHYLVDLPVDEVAATLGVSAGTVKSRLSRGRQALAALLTDHDATDSTQTGRADVRS, encoded by the coding sequence GTGCCAGAAGCTGATCTCATCTCGGAGGTCTACGCCGGCTGTTTCCGCCGGCTCGTGGTCCAGCTCTACGCGGTGACCGGCGACCTGTACGAGGCCCAGGAGGCGGTTCAGGAGGCGTTCACCCGTGCGCTGGCCGGGCCTCGACGCTTCGCCCGGCTGGAGAACCCGGAGGCGTGGTTGCGCCGGGTCGCGGTGAACGTGGCCCGCAGCCGGTACCGGCGACGGCGGATCCTCGACGGGCTGCTGCGCCGGATCGGCCCGCCGCCCGTCGTCGCCGACCGTGCGCCGGAGCACCTCGCGCTCCTGGCGGCGCTGCGCGGGCTGCCCGACGGCCAGCGGCACGCGCTCGCCCTGCACTACCTCGTCGACCTGCCGGTGGACGAGGTGGCGGCGACGCTCGGCGTCTCCGCCGGCACGGTGAAGTCCCGCCTGTCGCGCGGCCGGCAGGCTCTGGCGGCACTGCTCACCGACCACGACGCCACCGACAGCACGCAGACCGGGAGGGCCGATGTCCGATCGTGA